The following are encoded in a window of Novosphingobium sp. THN1 genomic DNA:
- the era gene encoding GTPase Era, which produces MTEKCGLVAVLGAPNAGKSTLVNALVGQKVAIVSAKAQTTRARLMGIALEDIGEDKAQIILADTPGLFEPRRRLDRAMVSAAWDGAHEADAILLVVDARKKKRDYLAPILETLKGRPERKLLVLNKVDSTPKEPLLVMAEALTQEAEFDEVFFVSALTGDGVPELKQRLAALMPEGAWHYPEDQVSDASERLMAAEITREQLYRQLHDELPYDSTVRPEKYLTRKDGSIEIHQQIVIARETQRAIVLGKGGAKIKAIGEAARKELSQLLDARVHLFLHVKVDERWADAKEIYEEIGLEWVK; this is translated from the coding sequence AACGCCGGCAAGTCCACCCTCGTCAACGCTCTCGTCGGCCAGAAGGTGGCGATCGTTTCGGCCAAGGCGCAGACGACGCGCGCGCGCCTCATGGGCATTGCGCTGGAGGATATCGGCGAGGACAAGGCGCAGATCATTCTTGCCGATACGCCCGGCCTGTTCGAACCCCGCCGCCGCCTTGATCGCGCCATGGTCAGCGCGGCATGGGACGGTGCGCACGAAGCCGACGCGATCCTGCTTGTGGTCGACGCGCGCAAGAAGAAGCGCGACTATCTCGCACCCATTCTCGAGACGCTGAAAGGGCGGCCGGAACGCAAGCTTCTGGTGCTGAACAAGGTGGATTCGACGCCGAAGGAACCGCTCTTGGTCATGGCCGAAGCGCTGACGCAAGAGGCCGAATTCGACGAGGTATTCTTCGTTTCTGCGCTCACCGGCGATGGCGTGCCCGAACTCAAGCAGCGCCTTGCCGCGCTCATGCCCGAAGGCGCGTGGCACTATCCCGAGGACCAGGTATCTGACGCCAGCGAGCGCCTGATGGCTGCCGAGATCACCCGCGAGCAGCTCTATCGGCAGCTTCACGATGAACTTCCCTATGACAGCACGGTGCGGCCAGAGAAGTATCTCACCCGCAAGGATGGTTCGATCGAAATCCACCAGCAGATCGTGATCGCCCGCGAAACCCAGCGCGCCATCGTGCTGGGCAAGGGCGGCGCGAAGATCAAGGCCATCGGCGAAGCGGCGCGAAAGGAGCTTTCGCAACTGCTGGATGCCAGGGTCCACCTGTTCCTGCACGTCAAGGTGGACGAGCGCTGGGCCGACGCCAAGGAGATCTACGAGGAAATCGGGCTGGAATGGGTCAAGTGA